Part of the Sphingobacterium sp. LZ7M1 genome, TGAAAACATCAATGATGAAGTAGCCGGACAGACCTTGATCAGTTTCGCTGCTGAGAATGCAGCCGATCCGCAAATTATACAAGCCTTAATTGATGCTGGCTGTAGGGTTGATTTCAAGAACCAAGCGGAGGACAATTTGCTGAACATTAGCATTAGAAAACATGGCATAACTCCCGAACAGATAAATCGTTATATTGACATATTCCTTAAAGAAGGTTTAGATGTAAACGAAGCAAACAAGGTTGGCAAAACTTCCTTGCACGTCGCCTTGGAGAGCAACAATAAACATGTTTTGGAAAATCTGTTGCAGAATGGAGCAAGCCCGAACCAACAAGATCATGAAGGAAATTCAGCATTCTTTATTGCCGTTGCACATAAACATGATTTTGAACAATACAAACGGCTTTCAGAATATGAGGGCATGGATTTCGAACAATCCAACAAACGTGGCGAAAAAGCCCTGCACGCCCACCTTAGAGTGACAGATGGTGCGGATAACACGGAATTAATTTTGCAGATGATTGAAGATGGTGCAGATTTAAACAACACCGCCCCCCATTACGATAAACAGCTTTCTGCCTGGCATTGGATCGCCGAGAAAAAAGCACCATTTTTTGAACAGGTTTTTAAGGCCGCTCAACCGGACATCAATGAACAGGACGACTTGGGCAACACCTTATTACATAAAGTCGTTATGAAGGACAGCAACTATGATCAAAATGCTGCCAAGGAAACTTACAAAAAAGTAAAATTCCTATTGGATAACGGGGCAACAGCCAGCATCCTGAACAATAAGGAACAATCAGCCATGATGATTGCTTCGGAAGATAATTTAAAAGCAAAGACCGTCGAACTGCTATTAATCGCTCAAC contains:
- a CDS encoding ankyrin repeat domain-containing protein, which gives rise to MFEKTPLIQAIDSGNFDNAVELYNQGERIPHSQHAYDYSQLYDTLIRKKGYELISLMLQNNEIEKDIYMLDKIDDSIFSKLIRVKNPDEEFISFFKDLLEQAENINDEVAGQTLISFAAENAADPQIIQALIDAGCRVDFKNQAEDNLLNISIRKHGITPEQINRYIDIFLKEGLDVNEANKVGKTSLHVALESNNKHVLENLLQNGASPNQQDHEGNSAFFIAVAHKHDFEQYKRLSEYEGMDFEQSNKRGEKALHAHLRVTDGADNTELILQMIEDGADLNNTAPHYDKQLSAWHWIAEKKAPFFEQVFKAAQPDINEQDDLGNTLLHKVVMKDSNYDQNAAKETYKKVKFLLDNGATASILNNKEQSAMMIASEDNLKAKTVELLLIAQQKEN